In Burkholderiales bacterium, the following proteins share a genomic window:
- a CDS encoding quinone oxidoreductase: MKSVQIDRYGGPEVIVRRDVDVPEPGPGEVLVRLAYSGINFMDVHTRQGKYAGSQTYPVRLPTTLGMEGSGAVEAVGAGVADFVPGDRVAYCLVWSSYAEYAVVPAWRLVKVPDALTLDMAAASVFHGFTAHYLAHDVGRLAPGRTCLIHAASGGIGQILIQLAKRAGATVLATTSSEEKAAVARSRGADVTMLYDGGRFAEAVREATGGEGVDVVFDPIGKATLRDSFRACAKRGLIVAYGSVSGSVRDLDPIELGEAGSLYLTRPRLADHLQNAQEIRRRAADIFGALVDGSLKIAIGGYYSLDNVEEAHEALEHRHNIGKPLVAIRTD; this comes from the coding sequence ATGAAAAGCGTGCAGATCGACCGCTACGGCGGCCCCGAAGTCATCGTCAGGCGCGATGTAGACGTTCCCGAACCCGGCCCGGGAGAGGTGCTGGTGCGTCTCGCCTACTCGGGGATCAACTTCATGGACGTTCACACCCGCCAGGGCAAATACGCGGGCTCTCAGACGTATCCCGTACGCCTGCCGACGACGCTCGGCATGGAAGGCTCGGGCGCGGTGGAAGCGGTCGGAGCCGGCGTCGCCGATTTCGTACCGGGCGACCGCGTCGCGTATTGCCTGGTCTGGAGCAGCTACGCCGAATACGCGGTCGTGCCTGCGTGGCGCCTGGTCAAAGTGCCGGACGCGTTGACGCTCGACATGGCCGCCGCATCGGTGTTTCACGGTTTCACCGCGCACTACCTCGCGCACGACGTCGGCAGGCTGGCGCCGGGGCGGACGTGTCTCATCCACGCCGCCTCGGGCGGCATCGGCCAGATCCTCATCCAGCTCGCGAAACGTGCCGGCGCGACGGTGCTCGCGACCACCAGCAGCGAAGAGAAAGCCGCGGTCGCACGCTCGCGCGGCGCCGACGTGACGATGCTCTACGACGGCGGCCGCTTCGCCGAAGCGGTGCGTGAGGCGACCGGCGGCGAAGGCGTGGACGTGGTGTTCGATCCGATCGGCAAGGCGACGCTGCGCGACAGCTTCCGCGCCTGCGCCAAGCGCGGCCTCATCGTCGCCTACGGCAGCGTCTCGGGCTCGGTGCGCGACCTCGATCCCATCGAGCTGGGCGAAGCGGGGTCGCTCTATCTCACGCGCCCCCGCCTCGCCGATCACCTGCAGAATGCGCAGGAGATTCGCCGCCGCGCCGCCGACATCTTCGGCGCGCTCGTCGACGGTTCGCTGAAGATCGCCATCGGCGGTTACTACTCTCTGGACAACGTCGAAGAAGCGCACGAAGCGCTCGAGCACCGCCACAACATCGGCAAACCGCTGGTCGCCATCAGAACCGATTGA